In Thiovibrio frasassiensis, one DNA window encodes the following:
- a CDS encoding YheU family protein: MSEHKSIGLDEEGIDVPYERLDPETLRNVIEEFVTRDGADWGEAGGTLEEKVGQVMQQLRSRKIKIVFELNSETTNIVVNR; this comes from the coding sequence GTGTCAGAACATAAATCCATCGGTCTGGACGAAGAAGGTATCGATGTACCCTACGAGCGGCTCGACCCGGAAACCTTGCGGAATGTGATCGAGGAGTTTGTCACCAGAGACGGTGCGGATTGGGGGGAGGCCGGCGGTACGCTGGAGGAGAAGGTGGGGCAGGTCATGCAGCAACTGCGCAGCCGGAAGATTAAGATCGTTTTTGAGCTGAATTCGGAAACAACGAATATTGTTGTCAACCGCTGA
- a CDS encoding DUF2058 domain-containing protein: MANPLQEQLLKAGLASKKQAKKAEHEKRISRKQHDGNPPVAASNAAREEQAAKEQRNRELNLQRAEETRVRELKAQVKQLIETNRLPQDGRGEPYHFAELNKIKRIFVSDEMADQLSRGQLAIVRLGTGYEVVPAKVARQIASRDQAAVIVFHEKV, translated from the coding sequence ATGGCAAACCCGTTGCAGGAACAGCTGCTCAAGGCAGGGCTGGCCAGTAAAAAACAGGCCAAGAAGGCCGAGCACGAAAAACGGATCAGCCGCAAGCAACACGACGGCAACCCTCCTGTCGCAGCCAGCAACGCGGCGCGGGAAGAGCAGGCGGCCAAGGAGCAGCGCAACCGCGAGCTCAACCTCCAGCGCGCCGAGGAGACCCGGGTCAGGGAGCTCAAGGCCCAGGTCAAACAGCTCATCGAGACCAACCGCCTGCCCCAGGATGGGAGGGGCGAGCCGTACCACTTTGCCGAACTCAACAAGATCAAGCGGATCTTCGTTTCCGATGAGATGGCAGATCAGCTCAGCCGCGGCCAGCTGGCCATTGTCAGGCTCGGCACCGGCTACGAGGTGGTGCCGGCCAAGGTGGCCCGCCAGATCGCGAGCCGGGACCAGGCGGCGGTGATCGTTTTTCATGAAAAGGTTTAG
- a CDS encoding Tex family protein, with amino-acid sequence MNTKATMNQHQEIIAQELKIKTTQVAAVAALLADGSTVPFIARYRKEATGLLDEIQISAVRDRLLQLAELDKRRQAIIGSLSERELLEPKLHQALLGAANLTVLEDLYLPHRPKRRTRSIIAMEKGLEPLARAIFRQDNTPLKPEHFIDPSKGVATADEALDGARDIIAEWINEDPAARSALRHLFTSKGVIVSKVVKKNQEVGAKFRDYFDWQEPAAKVAGHRLLAMLRGENEKVLTLAVRPPEEAPCELLRRRFVMGTTAAAQQVELAVQESYKRLLAPSLENELRSQLKERADQEAIQVFVDNLRELLLASPLGRKRVLALDPGFRTGAKLVCLDEQGTLLHHATIYPTLSEAQSREAGKIVTELCRQYRIEAIGIGNGTAGRETETFVRSLGLAPEIIITMVDESGASIYSASEIARQEFPDHDLTVRGSVSIGRRLQDPLAELVKLDPKVIGVGQYQHDVNQTALKKSLDDTVASCVNRVGVELNSASAELLAHVSGLGPVLAQNIIKYRNENGPFSRRAELLKVPRLGSKAFEQCAGFLRIRGAANPLDASGVHPEQYRIVEQMAKDCGCKVADLIELPELREKIELSRYVSETVGLPTLNDILGELAKPGRDPRATFSTFAFSEEVNSIADLKVGMRLPGLVTNVTKFGAFVDIGVHQDGLIHISQLADRYVKEPGEVVKVRQQVMVRVLEVDALRKRIALSLKEG; translated from the coding sequence ATGAATACAAAAGCAACCATGAACCAACACCAGGAAATCATTGCCCAAGAGCTGAAGATCAAGACCACCCAGGTGGCGGCCGTGGCCGCCCTCTTGGCGGACGGCTCCACGGTCCCCTTCATCGCCCGCTACCGGAAAGAGGCCACCGGGTTGCTGGATGAAATCCAGATCAGCGCGGTCCGGGACCGGTTGCTGCAACTGGCGGAGCTGGACAAGCGGCGGCAGGCGATCATCGGATCCTTAAGCGAACGGGAGCTGCTGGAGCCCAAGCTGCACCAGGCCCTGCTTGGGGCCGCCAACCTGACCGTCCTGGAAGATCTCTACCTGCCGCACCGCCCCAAGCGCAGGACGAGAAGCATCATCGCCATGGAAAAGGGGCTGGAGCCCCTGGCCCGCGCCATCTTCCGCCAGGACAACACTCCGCTTAAGCCGGAACACTTCATCGACCCGTCCAAAGGGGTCGCCACTGCGGACGAGGCCTTAGATGGAGCCCGCGACATCATCGCGGAATGGATCAACGAGGATCCTGCCGCCCGGTCCGCTTTGCGGCATCTCTTTACCTCCAAGGGGGTGATCGTCTCGAAGGTAGTGAAAAAGAACCAGGAGGTGGGCGCTAAGTTTCGCGATTATTTCGACTGGCAGGAACCGGCCGCCAAGGTGGCTGGCCATCGGCTGCTCGCCATGCTGCGGGGGGAAAACGAAAAGGTGCTGACCCTGGCGGTGCGCCCGCCGGAAGAGGCACCCTGCGAGCTGTTGCGGAGGCGATTTGTCATGGGCACCACTGCGGCAGCGCAACAGGTTGAGCTTGCCGTGCAGGAGAGCTACAAACGGCTCCTGGCCCCGTCGCTGGAAAACGAGCTCCGCTCCCAGCTCAAGGAACGGGCGGACCAGGAGGCGATCCAGGTCTTTGTCGACAACCTCCGCGAGCTGCTTCTTGCCTCGCCCCTGGGGCGCAAACGGGTCCTGGCCCTGGACCCCGGCTTTCGCACCGGGGCCAAGCTGGTCTGCCTGGACGAACAGGGCACGCTCCTGCACCACGCCACCATCTACCCCACCCTCTCCGAGGCGCAGAGCCGGGAAGCCGGCAAGATCGTAACCGAACTCTGCCGACAATACCGGATCGAGGCCATCGGTATCGGCAACGGCACCGCGGGCAGGGAGACCGAGACCTTTGTCCGCTCCTTGGGGCTGGCTCCCGAGATAATCATCACCATGGTGGATGAGAGCGGCGCCTCGATCTACTCCGCCTCGGAGATTGCCCGGCAGGAATTTCCCGATCACGACCTGACGGTGCGCGGCTCGGTCTCCATCGGCCGAAGGTTGCAGGACCCCCTGGCCGAGCTGGTGAAGCTGGACCCTAAGGTTATCGGCGTGGGCCAGTACCAGCACGATGTTAACCAAACGGCCCTGAAAAAGAGCCTGGACGATACCGTGGCCAGCTGCGTCAACCGGGTGGGGGTGGAGCTGAACTCTGCCAGCGCCGAGCTGCTGGCCCATGTTTCCGGCCTGGGTCCGGTGTTGGCCCAAAACATCATCAAGTACCGCAACGAAAACGGCCCCTTTAGCCGCCGGGCTGAGCTGCTCAAGGTGCCCCGCCTGGGGAGCAAGGCGTTTGAGCAATGCGCCGGATTTTTACGGATCCGGGGTGCGGCCAATCCCCTGGACGCAAGCGGGGTCCACCCGGAGCAGTACCGGATCGTGGAACAGATGGCCAAGGATTGCGGCTGCAAGGTGGCGGACCTTATCGAGCTCCCGGAGCTCCGGGAGAAGATCGAGCTCAGCCGCTATGTCAGCGAGACGGTGGGGCTGCCGACCCTAAACGATATCCTGGGGGAGCTGGCCAAGCCGGGCCGCGACCCGCGCGCCACCTTCAGCACCTTTGCCTTCAGCGAGGAGGTCAACTCCATCGCTGATCTCAAGGTGGGCATGCGGCTGCCGGGGTTGGTCACCAACGTGACCAAGTTCGGGGCCTTTGTCGATATCGGCGTGCACCAGGACGGGCTGATCCATATCAGCCAGCTGGCCGACCGCTATGTCAAGGAGCCCGGCGAGGTGGTCAAGGTGCGGCAGCAGGTAATGGTGCGGGTGCTGGAGGTTGATGCGTTGCGGAAGAGGATTGCGCTTTCTCTTAAAGAAGGGTGA
- a CDS encoding class I SAM-dependent methyltransferase: MTEITETETVPKERDNQRELFFSLLEDCLSHNTFVKMVLGKYHGAEPGLERLFVRRLTLKEGECLSFLYRYQSKDITKNLPIPAGIATLRDLFATSFNNLHLQTVSEDIQLSINKKGKCTLQQGKASGRSVPLQEHDREKERFLELTSPFLRELGVTNQQHQLLPSMARKWKQINKFIEVLDHAIVAAKLKEKKRLRVVDFGSGKGYLTFAMEEYLRAGLGLKPSVTGVELREDLVNLCSKAARKLKLDDLSFAQGDIRSFPPESIDIIIALHACDMATDYAIHLGVRSGASIIMCAPCCHKQIRPQMTSPPLLKPMLKHGIHLGQEAEMVTDSLRALLLEASGYETQIFEFVSLEHTSKNKMILGVKTGDVSKQAERLEQIREIKAFYGIREHCLESLLMAEGLGQGG, translated from the coding sequence ATGACTGAGATAACTGAAACGGAAACCGTCCCCAAGGAGAGAGACAACCAGCGGGAACTTTTTTTCAGCCTGCTGGAGGATTGCCTGAGCCACAACACCTTTGTCAAAATGGTGCTGGGGAAATACCATGGCGCGGAGCCCGGGCTGGAACGGCTCTTTGTTCGCCGCCTTACCTTGAAAGAGGGGGAGTGCCTCTCCTTTCTCTATCGCTACCAAAGCAAGGACATCACCAAGAACCTGCCCATCCCGGCGGGGATTGCCACCCTCCGCGACCTCTTTGCTACCAGTTTCAACAATCTCCATCTGCAAACGGTGAGTGAGGATATCCAGCTCTCCATAAACAAGAAGGGCAAGTGCACCCTGCAGCAGGGGAAAGCTTCTGGCAGGAGTGTCCCTCTCCAGGAACACGACCGGGAGAAGGAGCGGTTTCTCGAACTTACCTCCCCCTTTCTCAGGGAGCTTGGGGTCACCAATCAGCAGCACCAGCTGCTTCCCTCCATGGCGCGCAAGTGGAAGCAGATCAACAAGTTCATCGAGGTTCTCGACCACGCCATCGTCGCCGCCAAGCTCAAGGAAAAAAAGCGGCTGCGGGTGGTTGATTTCGGCTCGGGCAAGGGGTACCTCACCTTTGCCATGGAGGAGTATCTGCGCGCTGGTCTGGGGCTCAAGCCCAGCGTGACCGGGGTGGAGTTGCGGGAGGACCTCGTTAATCTCTGCAGCAAGGCGGCCCGCAAGCTCAAACTCGACGACCTCTCCTTTGCCCAGGGCGATATCCGCAGCTTCCCGCCGGAGAGTATCGACATCATCATCGCCCTGCACGCCTGCGACATGGCCACGGATTACGCCATCCATTTAGGCGTCCGCTCAGGCGCTTCGATCATCATGTGCGCCCCCTGCTGCCACAAGCAGATCCGCCCCCAGATGACCAGCCCTCCCCTGCTCAAGCCCATGCTCAAGCACGGCATCCACCTGGGTCAGGAGGCGGAGATGGTCACCGACTCCCTGCGGGCGCTGCTCCTGGAGGCCTCGGGCTACGAGACCCAGATATTTGAGTTCGTCTCCCTGGAACACACCAGCAAGAACAAGATGATCCTGGGGGTGAAGACGGGGGATGTGAGCAAACAGGCGGAGCGGCTGGAGCAGATCCGGGAGATCAAGGCGTTTTATGGGATCCGGGAGCATTGCCTGGAGAGTCTGCTTATGGCGGAGGGCTTGGGCCAGGGCGGCTGA
- a CDS encoding YwbE family protein — MSSIPRSEIKPGLRVCIVLKEDQRTGNLTEGVVKDILTKSPTHPHGIKVRLESGAVGRVKKILLTEQSQSNSLLS, encoded by the coding sequence ATGAGCAGCATCCCGCGCAGCGAGATCAAGCCCGGGCTGCGGGTCTGCATCGTGCTTAAAGAGGACCAGCGCACCGGCAACCTCACCGAGGGGGTGGTCAAGGATATCCTGACCAAATCCCCCACCCATCCCCACGGCATCAAGGTCCGCCTGGAAAGCGGGGCGGTGGGCCGAGTCAAAAAGATTCTGCTTACCGAGCAATCTCAATCAAATTCTTTGCTTTCATAG
- a CDS encoding spermidine synthase, producing the protein MAQPWHVVDSIETDEGLLDLRQRGEKDFLITIDSRVLMNSSANMSEIVLSELACTGLKEIKQPRVLVGGLGMGFTLKAALDHLPLDAEVVVAELNPIMVTWCRGPIAQLTCGAVDDPRVRVVISDVAKVISEAAKQGKEQRFDAIILDLYEGPYEGDQGRGDYLYGKKALALSRAALKPGGVFAVWAEDPDQAFEKRLQAAGFSVNRQRPGRGGRRHVVYIAHKSGKI; encoded by the coding sequence ATGGCGCAACCCTGGCATGTGGTTGACAGCATTGAAACGGATGAGGGGCTCCTCGATCTGCGGCAGCGGGGCGAGAAGGATTTCCTGATCACCATCGACAGCCGGGTACTGATGAACTCCTCGGCCAATATGTCCGAGATCGTCTTGTCGGAGCTGGCCTGTACCGGGCTGAAGGAAATCAAGCAGCCCCGGGTGTTGGTGGGCGGCTTGGGCATGGGCTTCACCCTCAAGGCGGCCCTGGATCATCTCCCCCTCGATGCCGAGGTGGTGGTGGCGGAGCTCAACCCGATCATGGTCACCTGGTGCCGGGGACCCATTGCCCAACTCACCTGCGGGGCGGTGGACGACCCCCGGGTCAGGGTGGTGATTAGCGATGTGGCCAAGGTCATTTCCGAGGCGGCAAAGCAGGGCAAGGAGCAGCGGTTTGACGCCATCATCCTCGACCTCTACGAAGGCCCCTACGAGGGGGACCAGGGCAGGGGGGATTATCTGTACGGCAAGAAGGCCTTGGCCTTAAGCCGGGCCGCCCTGAAACCGGGCGGGGTCTTTGCGGTCTGGGCCGAAGACCCGGATCAAGCCTTTGAAAAAAGGCTGCAGGCGGCCGGTTTCAGCGTAAACCGGCAACGCCCGGGGAGGGGCGGGCGCAGGCATGTGGTGTACATCGCCCACAAGAGCGGCAAAATTTGA
- the rhuM gene encoding virulence protein RhuM/Fic/DOC family protein, giving the protein MKEQHQPEQGEIIIYQSDDGQASFEVHLAEETVWLTLTQMAELFARDKSVISRHLGTIFSSGELQREGTVAKNATVQIEGNREVTRHVDWYNLDVIISVGYRVNSKRGVRFRQWASRVLKQHLIQGYTANERRLAEKGLAEMKETLALLTRTLARHETLSEEGKAVLEVVGRYAKSWSLLLQYDEDRLELPKERHPSRQPLDYEQTRKSIRALKDDLLARGEASQLFGQERDQHLQGILGNLDQTFGGQDLYGSVEEKAAHLLYFVIKDHPFSDGNKRIGSFLFLLFLRENSLLEQSGFNDNALVALALLVAESDPKQKDLLIRLILNLLTGKKGEPTKDVA; this is encoded by the coding sequence ATGAAAGAGCAACACCAACCCGAACAGGGCGAAATAATCATCTACCAGTCTGATGACGGCCAGGCCTCATTTGAGGTTCATCTTGCCGAAGAGACGGTGTGGCTGACCTTAACCCAGATGGCCGAGCTGTTTGCCAGAGATAAATCTGTTATTTCCAGGCATCTGGGGACAATTTTCTCTTCTGGCGAGCTGCAACGAGAGGGAACTGTTGCAAAAAATGCAACGGTTCAAATTGAAGGCAACCGTGAGGTCACAAGACATGTTGACTGGTACAATCTGGATGTAATTATCTCAGTTGGCTACCGAGTGAATTCAAAACGCGGCGTGCGTTTTCGCCAGTGGGCCAGCAGGGTTTTAAAACAGCATCTCATCCAGGGCTATACGGCCAACGAGCGACGCCTGGCCGAAAAGGGCCTCGCCGAAATGAAAGAAACCCTGGCGCTCCTGACCCGGACCCTGGCACGACATGAAACCCTCAGCGAGGAGGGCAAGGCCGTTCTGGAGGTGGTCGGCAGATATGCCAAATCCTGGTCGCTGCTCCTGCAGTACGATGAAGACCGACTTGAACTGCCCAAGGAACGTCATCCCTCCCGGCAGCCCCTTGATTATGAGCAAACCAGAAAATCCATTCGTGCGCTCAAGGACGATCTCCTTGCCCGGGGCGAGGCTTCGCAGCTGTTCGGCCAGGAGCGGGACCAGCACCTCCAAGGCATCCTCGGCAACCTGGACCAGACCTTCGGCGGCCAGGATCTCTACGGAAGCGTAGAGGAAAAGGCTGCGCATCTCCTCTACTTTGTCATCAAGGACCATCCGTTCAGCGACGGCAACAAGCGAATCGGCTCCTTTCTCTTTCTGCTCTTCCTCAGAGAAAACAGCCTGCTGGAACAATCCGGTTTTAACGACAATGCCCTGGTCGCCCTGGCCTTGCTGGTTGCCGAAAGTGACCCCAAGCAGAAGGATCTGCTGATCCGCCTGATCCTCAACCTGCTCACCGGCAAGAAAGGCGAACCCACAAAGGACGTAGCATGA
- a CDS encoding VF530 family protein, which produces MSTNQTSNPLHGITLEMILTRLVQHYGWEKLGEKITINCFTKDPSIKSSLKFLRKTPWAREKLESLYLHTRLRKEILAASTQENQGER; this is translated from the coding sequence ATGAGCACAAACCAGACAAGCAACCCGCTGCACGGCATCACCCTGGAGATGATCCTCACCCGACTGGTGCAACACTACGGCTGGGAAAAGCTGGGGGAAAAGATTACGATCAACTGCTTTACCAAGGATCCCAGCATCAAATCGAGCCTCAAATTCCTGCGCAAGACCCCCTGGGCCAGAGAGAAGCTGGAGAGCCTCTATCTGCACACCCGGCTCCGCAAGGAGATTCTCGCCGCATCCACGCAGGAAAACCAAGGGGAGAGATGA
- a CDS encoding Y-family DNA polymerase translates to MPSLFALLDCNNFYVSCERFFNPGLADQPVVVLSNNDGCIIARSNEAKALGIRMGEPYFKCKPLLEYYRVRVFSSNYALYGDMSQRVMEVLGRLEPEVEVYSIDEAFIRLPATGEESLRRLGTEIRGTIRRETGIPVSIGFAPTKTLAKLANRMAKKQVEHGGVFGLLPEHDITAFLKDIGAGEVWGIGSRSAQKLAAHNIRTAYDLSRADERWLKKNLSITGVRTMYELQGISCFPLEEMPQPKHSLACSRSFGAPVRELGEMHEAAVSYVSRAAEKLRAQRLKAGCLTLYLTTNRFRTDQPQYANSRTVSLPCPTADTAELIIQAGRCLKELFREGYVYQKVGVVLSDLLPEHLHQANLFVTPSPHRDTLLQALDRINLRWGKDTLQYASAGFSKQWHHRQERKSPSYTTSWRELPVVRAF, encoded by the coding sequence ATGCCCTCCCTTTTTGCCCTGCTCGACTGCAACAACTTCTACGTTTCCTGCGAACGGTTTTTTAACCCCGGGCTTGCGGACCAGCCGGTGGTGGTGCTCTCCAACAACGACGGCTGCATCATCGCCCGCTCCAACGAGGCCAAGGCCCTGGGCATCCGGATGGGGGAGCCCTATTTTAAGTGCAAGCCCCTGCTCGAGTACTACCGGGTCCGGGTCTTTTCCTCCAACTACGCCTTATACGGCGACATGTCCCAGCGGGTCATGGAGGTCCTGGGACGGCTGGAGCCCGAGGTGGAGGTCTATTCCATCGACGAGGCCTTCATCCGGCTGCCCGCGACGGGTGAGGAATCCCTGCGCCGTCTGGGGACCGAGATCCGGGGCACGATCCGCCGGGAGACCGGTATCCCGGTTTCCATCGGCTTCGCTCCCACCAAGACCCTGGCCAAGCTCGCCAACCGGATGGCCAAGAAGCAGGTGGAGCATGGCGGGGTGTTCGGACTCCTGCCGGAGCACGATATCACCGCGTTCCTCAAGGATATCGGGGCAGGGGAGGTGTGGGGCATCGGGTCCCGCTCCGCCCAAAAGCTGGCCGCGCACAACATCCGCACCGCCTACGACCTGAGCCGGGCAGACGAGCGCTGGCTCAAGAAAAATCTGAGCATCACCGGGGTTCGCACCATGTACGAGCTGCAGGGCATCTCCTGCTTTCCCCTGGAGGAGATGCCGCAGCCCAAGCACTCCCTCGCCTGTTCCCGCTCCTTCGGCGCTCCGGTGCGCGAGCTTGGCGAGATGCACGAGGCCGCGGTCTCCTATGTCTCCCGCGCCGCCGAGAAGCTCCGGGCGCAACGGCTCAAGGCCGGCTGCCTCACCCTCTATCTCACCACCAACCGTTTCCGCACCGATCAGCCCCAGTACGCCAACAGCCGCACCGTCTCCCTGCCGTGCCCCACCGCCGATACCGCCGAGCTCATCATCCAGGCAGGCCGCTGTCTCAAGGAGCTCTTTCGGGAGGGTTACGTCTACCAGAAGGTGGGGGTGGTGCTCAGCGATCTGCTCCCCGAGCATCTTCACCAAGCCAACCTCTTTGTCACTCCCAGTCCACACCGCGACACCCTCCTGCAGGCCCTGGACCGCATCAACCTCCGCTGGGGCAAGGACACGCTCCAGTACGCCTCCGCCGGCTTCAGCAAGCAATGGCATCACAGGCAGGAGAGGAAATCCCCCTCCTACACCACCAGCTGGCGGGAGCTTCCGGTGGTGCGGGCGTTCTGA
- a CDS encoding LexA family protein, producing the protein MNPASSPTVTAVYAFDRTTELKRPLFACRVSAGFPSPADDYIEGRLDLNELMVANPAATFFVKVAGDSMLGAGIHHNDILVVDRSLTPTSGKVVIAVLDGELTVKRLVMQGESICLKAESPDYPDIHMAEGITCEIWGVVAYVVHAL; encoded by the coding sequence ATGAATCCAGCATCTTCCCCAACCGTCACGGCGGTCTATGCTTTCGACCGCACCACCGAGCTCAAACGCCCCCTCTTCGCCTGCCGCGTTTCCGCGGGGTTTCCCAGCCCGGCGGACGACTACATCGAGGGCAGGCTCGACCTCAACGAGCTCATGGTGGCTAATCCCGCCGCCACCTTCTTTGTCAAGGTGGCGGGCGATTCCATGCTCGGGGCCGGCATCCATCACAACGACATCCTGGTGGTGGACCGCTCGCTTACGCCGACCAGCGGCAAGGTGGTGATCGCGGTGCTCGACGGCGAGCTCACCGTGAAACGGCTGGTCATGCAGGGAGAGAGCATCTGCCTCAAGGCCGAGAGCCCCGATTACCCGGACATCCACATGGCCGAAGGAATCACCTGCGAGATCTGGGGGGTGGTTGCCTACGTGGTCCACGCCCTTTAG
- a CDS encoding SufB/SufD family protein gives MNALEQLMKAFGNAGGDRAILADSATAHLVADGHTILSSREIEGIEVEAQATASGISAKVRVRQGVRLKNPVHLCFGVLHTRGSQNIQMEVQLEKNAAASFIAHCIFPEAEQVLHTMDAAIDIGEGAEMRYTEIHFHGRHGGVEAIPKALVRVGKNGRYLGAFTLITGRVGRLAIDYAVQAEENGVVELLTRVFGHGSDAIVIKEKVVLAGENSRGLIKTRVAIEDEATAEITGITEGNAAGARGHVDCLEIVKDHAVASASPVVRVTNPLAKVTHEAAIGSVDKRQLETLMVHGLTPEEAVEVIVKGILR, from the coding sequence ATGAACGCCCTTGAGCAATTAATGAAGGCCTTCGGCAATGCCGGCGGTGACCGGGCGATCCTGGCGGACAGCGCCACTGCCCATCTGGTCGCCGACGGGCATACGATCTTGAGCAGTCGGGAGATCGAGGGAATCGAGGTCGAGGCGCAGGCAACCGCGTCGGGGATCAGCGCCAAGGTCAGGGTGCGGCAAGGGGTGCGGCTCAAGAACCCGGTCCATCTCTGTTTCGGCGTTCTCCATACAAGGGGGAGTCAGAATATCCAGATGGAGGTGCAGCTTGAAAAGAATGCCGCCGCCTCGTTTATCGCCCACTGTATCTTCCCCGAGGCTGAGCAGGTGCTCCATACCATGGATGCGGCGATCGATATCGGGGAAGGCGCGGAAATGCGCTATACTGAGATCCACTTCCACGGCAGGCATGGCGGGGTTGAGGCCATCCCCAAGGCCCTTGTCAGGGTCGGAAAAAACGGCAGATATTTGGGTGCGTTCACGCTGATTACCGGCCGGGTCGGCAGGCTGGCCATTGATTACGCGGTCCAGGCGGAAGAAAATGGCGTGGTCGAGTTGCTGACAAGGGTCTTCGGCCATGGGTCCGATGCCATTGTGATCAAGGAAAAGGTGGTGCTGGCCGGAGAGAACTCCCGGGGGCTGATAAAAACACGGGTTGCGATCGAGGATGAGGCAACGGCGGAGATAACCGGGATCACGGAAGGCAATGCCGCCGGGGCCAGAGGGCATGTGGACTGTCTGGAGATTGTCAAGGATCATGCCGTTGCCAGCGCCAGCCCGGTGGTGCGGGTGACCAACCCCCTGGCCAAGGTGACCCATGAGGCGGCCATCGGCAGCGTGGACAAGCGGCAGCTTGAAACCCTCATGGTGCACGGACTCACGCCTGAAGAGGCCGTGGAGGTCATCGTCAAGGGGATCCTGCGGTGA
- a CDS encoding ABC transporter ATP-binding protein: MALLEIKNLSFQVDTTKILDDFSLSVEAGEVHALLGTNGTGKSTLAYLIAGCEGYRPTSGTILFAGKAIQTSKIHERAQLGITMAWQEPVRFEGISVAQYLTLKQRDLDPAPYLAMVGLEPGRYLARMVDRSLSGGERKRIELASILALHPRLAIFDEPDSGIDMLSIQDIINVIAACKEHGSAVLLITHREEIALIADQASQICRGKVVCSGTPAEVAAYYKSRQCSGCATEVCVDERP, from the coding sequence ATGGCGCTGCTTGAGATAAAAAACCTTTCCTTTCAGGTGGACACGACAAAGATTCTCGATGACTTTTCCCTCTCGGTTGAGGCGGGAGAGGTCCATGCCCTGCTGGGTACCAACGGCACCGGCAAGAGCACCCTGGCCTATCTCATCGCCGGCTGCGAGGGATACCGTCCCACCTCCGGGACGATCCTCTTTGCCGGTAAGGCCATCCAGACCTCTAAGATCCATGAAAGGGCGCAACTGGGCATCACCATGGCCTGGCAGGAGCCGGTACGATTTGAAGGCATCTCCGTGGCCCAGTATCTGACCCTGAAGCAGAGGGATCTGGACCCGGCCCCCTACCTTGCGATGGTCGGTCTTGAGCCCGGCCGTTATTTGGCGAGGATGGTGGACCGATCGTTGAGCGGCGGGGAAAGAAAACGGATTGAGCTTGCCTCCATCCTGGCCTTGCATCCCAGGCTCGCCATCTTCGATGAGCCCGATTCCGGCATCGACATGCTCTCCATCCAAGACATCATCAATGTGATCGCCGCCTGCAAGGAACACGGCTCGGCGGTGCTGCTCATTACCCACCGCGAGGAGATTGCCCTGATTGCCGACCAGGCGTCGCAGATCTGCCGGGGGAAAGTCGTCTGTTCCGGAACTCCGGCAGAGGTGGCGGCATATTACAAGTCGCGGCAATGTTCGGGTTGTGCAACCGAGGTATGTGTCGATGAACGCCCTTGA
- a CDS encoding CBS domain-containing protein gives MPIGEFCNREVVFATRTTSIIEAAELMRRYHVGDLVVVDEIAGKRVPVGMVTDRDIVIEIVAKSLPVADFSAGEIMGGQLVSVQETAGVVETIRLMRAHGIRRIPVIGQDGGLVGIMSVDDLLDLLAEELAALAKVAPREQAREARTRER, from the coding sequence ATGCCTATTGGAGAGTTTTGCAACCGAGAAGTCGTTTTTGCCACCAGAACAACCAGCATCATCGAGGCGGCGGAACTCATGCGCCGGTATCATGTGGGCGATCTGGTGGTGGTGGATGAGATCGCGGGAAAACGGGTGCCGGTGGGCATGGTGACCGACCGGGATATCGTGATCGAGATCGTGGCCAAATCCTTGCCGGTTGCCGACTTCAGCGCAGGCGAGATCATGGGAGGGCAGCTCGTCAGTGTGCAGGAAACAGCGGGGGTGGTGGAAACCATTCGCCTCATGCGGGCGCACGGCATCCGCCGTATCCCGGTGATCGGTCAGGATGGCGGCTTGGTGGGGATCATGTCGGTGGATGACCTGCTCGATCTTCTCGCCGAGGAGCTTGCCGCGCTGGCCAAGGTTGCCCCCCGCGAACAGGCCCGTGAAGCCCGAACCAGGGAGCGCTGA